DNA from Rhinoderma darwinii isolate aRhiDar2 chromosome 6, aRhiDar2.hap1, whole genome shotgun sequence:
ACTAATGCGTCTGCCCGCGGGTTGATTTTCCTGAACCTCTTGCTTATCTCCACGCCAGCTCCAACTCCCACGATTCCGGTGATCACAGTGATCATGCCAAAAATCAGACTGCAAAAAAAGAGATTATAGAGGTCATCAAATGGATTCTCCACAATTGTATATAAATGATGATTAAAGGACCTGAGTATGACTACTGCTCCAACTATCTGCATGTATCTAAAGATTAAATCCATAAACTCTATTCTCAGGCTGACAGGGCTCTCTATGGACCTATCCCAAATATCTTGTCAGTATAGAGCAGACAGCCACGTAGCAGTCTATATACACTATGAGGGTGAGGTTTTATATCACAGAATTGTTGAAGATTTTTTTGTGCGGTTTGGCAAATAAATATCCACAAGAATTTATTCACTGTAAATACACGTTGCGGAAATGTGTACATTTTTACAGTGGATTTTACCCTTagcaatgcaaagggtgaaatctgagGCAAATCCGAAGTAAAATCCACATTTAACACCCCATGTCTGAACCTACGATGGCTGCCAGGAGCCCTGACCACTCACCGCGTAGCCGTGCCCAAAACTCAGGTAGAGAAAGGAAGAGTATGGACATAATGGCAGATAGCCGCCCTCACAACCTCCTGGCACACACAGTAAATAAGCGTTTACCTGTCATCAAATTGACATATTGCAGTCTGACATGGATCACTTCTGTATAGGATGACCCGGGCCCGCTTGTAGAAGGACAGAGCCCAGTGGGAGAGGGAGCCGGAAACAAATGTCACAGTTGTGAATCCCAGCATGGAGAGCATAAAGCTCGggctacagagagagagagaaatgtgAGTGACACAAGAGACACGGGGTAAAGCCAGCGACAACCATCACTACACAGAAAACACTCACTTTTTCAGCAGAGCTTTCACGTCGGTCGTCCAAGAATTGTTGTTTGGGTGTTTATAGCTTTTTTGTTCTGCGGCTCCTCTGGATGGTTCCTTCATAAAGAAGATAAGAAGCAGGACGGCTATAATCCCCAGACCTGGAATGATCTGTCCAGAAGAAGGAGGAGacaatgtatattatatatatatatagaagtattACAAATATGAAGTGACTGAAACCAGATAAAGGGGCAAAAACCTAGAAATGACTAATAACAAAAAACAACACATGTCAGTGTCGATAAATGACGGTCTACAGCCTCCGGACTGATACTCATAGAGCTGGAACTTTCCCAAGTCCCTACTTATTGTTTATGGTTCCAGAAGATAATGGGAGCAATTCCAATAACaagacaaaaaatgaaataatagttTGCCTGCAGGAATCCTGCAATCCTCTCACTTACCCGCAGTGCCCAGTGCCAGTCACCACCAAGAGCGCTTGTCACTTTGGCACCCATGATGTATCCAAGGCCACTTAATAGGTAAAAATGAAGAAGATTTATAGTTAAGAAAGGGCATCATCTCTGCACAAATATAACTATAGACATAGATATAAACAGTATAAACTTCTACACTCATTATATATATTAGACACTTTTTGTATCCAGTTAATAATTGTAAAATAATGTGTTTACACAGGACACTCACCAGCCTACGGGGATAGCAGTCCAAAAGATGGACAACATGCGGCTTCGCTGGTCTGCTACAAATAGGTCGGCGATGATGGAGGGGGCAATGGTGGAGTAACTTGCCGCGCCAATCCCAACCAGTCCTCGCATGAGCAGGAACAGCCAGAAATACtggggaaaaggaaaaaaaatcataattaatAACATCTTTAGTAAAGCTTTACCATTgggactttaatattgatggcctattgttAGGATAGACAATGGAAGAAATAGATCGAAACTGGTGCAGAGGAAAAATGAATTATTTGCCCATGGAAACCAATCAGGTTGTTGCTTTTATTTTCCTTAAGATCTCTAGAAAAgtgagaggtggaatctgattggttgccatgggcatctactccacttttcctttgcaccagttttgatatatctcctccAGGGAATGTATGATTGATGTGGGTCCGTGGCACTCCTATGAGCGATGTGTCcctttcattgtttacacaggcacatcGGCTTGTAGATAAGGGCGTCTGTGCCTGGCACTGCTGCTTGTCCCATTCACTTCATTGGGTCGCTTGTTGGGGGTCCCAGAGATC
Protein-coding regions in this window:
- the LOC142656657 gene encoding protein spinster homolog 1-like — translated: MTSRHEDVDVEKGLLAPPCEMDEDDSESPRAEDVHDRTGISYTRSIVIVGILFYINLLSYMDRLSVTGALPYLEKSFNLKDSGSGLLQAVFLCSFMLVAPVFGYLGDHWNRKYLLCIGITLWSASILGSSFIPDKYFWLFLLMRGLVGIGAASYSTIAPSIIADLFVADQRSRMLSIFWTAIPVGCGLGYIMGAKVTSALGGDWHWALRIIPGLGIIAVLLLIFFMKEPSRGAAEQKSYKHPNNNSWTTDVKALLKNPSFMLSMLGFTTVTFVSGSLSHWALSFYKRARVILYRSDPCQTAICQFDDSLIFGMITVITGIVGVGAGVEISKRFRKINPRADALVCACGMLGGAPFLLLALLLASFSLVASYIFISIGALLLALNFAIVDDILLVSDQKPR